A single window of Micromonas commoda chromosome 6, complete sequence DNA harbors:
- a CDS encoding predicted protein, producing the protein MERELKAAGVTSVDAKIQKARANAKGGGKKGKGKKDDSDISDDDDSDDDSDDALLPGEEEEDTDSEAEEIEDDSEDEDDSEDDDDESEGDEDDDSEEEEEDEDDDEEEEEEEEEDEEEEKEDIAPDTGAFTERAVVKGKNGEKDTTFSAANFTELNLSRPLVKACGALGYASPTPIQAAVVPLALTGRDICGRAVTGSGKTAAFMLPCLERMLHRGPKPVAATHVLVLVPTRELAVQVHQMTERLAQFTSVRAALVVGGLSANVQATSLRSRPEVVVATPGRLIDHVRNTHSVGLEDLATLVLDEADRLLEMGFLEEIREIVRHCPKRRQTMLFSATLTSGVEELAEFSMKNPARLSADQIGTTPGTLTEEVLRLRPGAAAMKEAHLLAIVARTFTKRCIIFSRTKQQAHRLKIIMGIHGLKACELHGDLTQTQRLAALEEFRTGEATHMVATDVAARGLDIAGVDAVVSYDAPRTLASYLHRVGRTARAGRKGTALTFMEESDRKLIKAVSKRGSKLVARSLPTHVVEDFHAKIEGMGEAIKEVEMEERAEKHLARAEMEAIKAENLMEHQKEIHSRPQKTWFQSEREKKLGQKASLKAAERED; encoded by the coding sequence ATGGAGCGGGAGCTCAAGGCTGCCGGCGTGACCTCGGTGGACGCTAAGATCCAGAAGGCTCGAGCGAACGCCAAGGGGGGCGGAAAGAAGGGCAAGGGCAAGAAAGACGACTCCGAcatcagcgacgacgacgacagcgacgacgacagcgatGATGCGCTCCtgcccggcgaggaggaggaggacaccGACagcgaggccgaggagatCGAAGACGAcagcgaggacgaggacgactccgaggatgatgatgatgaatCCGAGGGGGATGAGGATGATgactccgaggaggaggaagaagacGAGGATGatgatgaggaggaggaagaagaagaagaagaggacgaagaggaggagaaggaggacaTCGCCCCCGACACAGGCGCGTtcaccgagcgcgcggtggtcaaGGGCAAGAATGGCGAAAAGGACACCACGTTCAGCGCCGCCAACTTCACCGAGCTCAACCTCTCCCGCCCGCTGGTCAAGGCgtgcggcgccctcggctacgcctcgcccacgcccatccaggcggcggtcgtcccgctcgcgctcaccggGAGGGATATCTGCGGCCGGGCGGTGACCGGATCGGGTAAAACCGCGGCGTTTATGTTACCGTGCCTGGAACGCATGCTCCACCGCGGCCCcaagcccgtcgccgctACGCACGTGCTGGTCCTCGTGCCCACTCGAGAACTCGCCGTGCAGGTGCACCAAATGACCGAGCGACTGGCGCAGTTCAcctccgtccgcgccgcgttggtcGTCGGAGGTTTGAGCGCCAACGTGCAGGCGACGAGCCTTCGCTCCCGGCCGGAGGTGGTtgtcgcgacgccggggcgccTCATCGATCACGTGCGCAACACGCACAGCGTTGGcctcgaggacctcgccaCGCTGGTGCTGGACGAGGCCGATAGGCTGCTGGAGATGGGTTTCCTGGAGGAGATTCGCGAGATTGTCCGACACTGCCCTAAGCGAAGGCAGACCATGCTGTTCTCCGCCACGCTCAcctcgggcgtcgaggagctcgccgagttTTCGATGAAAAATCCCGCGCGTCTCAGCGCAGATCAGATCGGAACCACCCCCGGCACCCTCACCGAGGAGGTGCTCCGGCTAaggccgggcgcggcggcgatgaaggagGCTCACCTCCTggccatcgtcgcgaggaCGTTTACAAAGCGGTGCATAATCTTCTCCAGGACCAAACAACAGGCGCACAGGCTCAAGATCATCATGGGCATTCACGGCCTGAAAGCTTGCGAGCTTCACGGTGATTTGACGCAGACGcagaggctcgcggcgctcgaggagttcAGGaccggcgaggcgacgcacaTGGTTGCCACCGACGTAGCCGCCCGAGGTTTGGacatcgccggcgtcgacgccgtcgtctctTACGACGCGCCCAGGACGCTCGCTTCGTACCTGCACCGCGTGGGACGCAcggcacgcgcgggtcgtaAGGGAACCGCCCTCACGTTCATGGAGGAGAGCGATCGTAAGCTGATCAAGGCTGTATCCAAGCGCGGGAGCAAGCTGGTGGCGAGATCGCTGCCCActcacgtcgtcgaggacttTCACGCCAAGATCGAGGGCATGGGCGAGGCTATCAAGGAAGTCGAGatggaggaacgcgcggagaaGCACCTGGCACgcgccgagatggaggcgaTCAAGGCTGAGAACCTGATGGAGCACCAGAAGGAGATTCACTCGCGGCCGCAGAAAACGTGGTTCCAGTCAGAGCGGGAGAAGAAACTGGGGCAGAAGGCGAGCCtaaaggcggcggagcgcgaggac
- a CDS encoding predicted protein, producing MAVDNGLLAPLAIFIIAGAYYFLSAQRIINEDFVDASVRQMVGLMYISDVGFNLVASRLSKSKRKKTASKKAPTGTPGLVLNLLPLTDLVGLVCAFEAIRLAGSGFHQTVGGASIPISCLLNVLITGKVFSTGQLTGISIVILGLAVKAKALLDSNDDDDAAGFPAVAVAHVLVSCVGYALRGIAMEYLSDNGVDGRTMTMRMGVTGVAAWGAYTLAFTARDFGAKVIEPFSAASTRVGVIASFSLYASHALSRGIASGTITQIVSLGGATVLSLAQVTRASIIILLSSVAFCGVDERQCLDGYGIASAALVIAGSAYYGNAKSFEEELDDLIDPDVADEMDSVIGEAEEILEELVDLYVEEHGSEPTEDEFLAWTESLKRAGAEAERKVSKKAATPKKATPAKKPKKAAPAKAKETKSKAKETTTARRRSARK from the coding sequence ATGGCCGTGGACAATGGTCTGCTCGCACCCCTGGCGATATTCATCATCGCCGGTGCGTACTACTTCCTGAGCGCCCAGCGCATCATCAACGAAGACttcgtggacgcgtccgtgCGCCAGATGGTCGGCCTCATGTACATCAGCGACGTCGGCTTCAACCTCGTCGCCTCCCGGCTGTCCAAGTCCAAGCGCAAGAAGACGGCATCTAAGAAGGCACCGACGGGGACTCCCGGCCTGGTCCTCAACCTCCTCCCGCTCACCGACCTCGTCGGGCTGGTGTGCGCTTTCGAGGCCATCCGCCTCGCGGGCAGCGGCTTCCACCAaaccgtgggcggcgcgtccatACCCATATCGTGCCTCCTCAACGTCCTCATCACCGGCAAGGTTTTCTCCACCGGGCAGCTCACGGGCATCTCGATCGTcatcctcggcctcgcggtcaaggccaaggcgctgttggactcgaacgacgacgacgacgccgcggggttcccagccgtcgccgtcgcgcacgtccTCGTCTCCTGCGTCGGATACGCCCTCCGCGGCATCGCGATGGAGTACCTCAGCGAcaacggcgtcgacgggcggacgatgacgatgcggatgggcgtcaccggcgtggCGGCGTGGGGCGCGTACACCCTGGCCTTCACCGCCCGCGACTTTGGCGCCAAGGTGATCGAacccttctccgccgcgtctaCCCGCGTGGGCGTCATCGCCTCTTTCTCGCTTTACGCCTCCCACGCGCTCTCGCGCGGCATCGCCAGCGGGACCATCACCCAAATCGTTAGCCTCGGGGGCGCCACTGTGCTGAGCTTGGCGCAAGtcacgagggcgtcgatcATCATCCTCTTATCCTCGGTCGCATTTTGCGGCGTTGACGAGCGACAGTGCCTCGACGGGTACGgcatcgcgagcgccgcgctggtcATCGCCGGCTCCGCGTACTACGGCAACGCGAAGAgcttcgaggaggagctcgacgatcTGATCGACCCGGACGTGGCGGACGAGATGGACTCGGTCATcggcgaggctgaggagatTTTGGAGGAGTTGGTGGACCTCTACGTGGAGGAGCACGGCTCGGAGCCCACCGAGGACGAGTTCCTGGCGTGGACCGAGTCCCTCAAGCGGGctggcgcggaggcggagaggaaGGTGAgcaagaaggcggcgacgcccaaGAAGGCCACCCCCGCGAAGAAGCCGAAGAAGGCTGCTCCGGCGAAGGCCAAGGAGACCAAGTCCAAGGCTAAGGAGACCACCACCGCCAGGCGAAGGTCAGCCAGAAAGTAG
- a CDS encoding hypothetical protein (Hits Rare lipoprotein A (RlpA)-like double-psi beta-barrel Rare lipoprotein A (RlpA) contains a conserved region that has the double-psi beta-barrel (DPBB) fold [3,4]): MLPHSKQILVAGVVLISLGAVVVGITTARAVRGDQRARRAEDEVLALRTALDDVSAPVAHERRNRRELSEKMEGWIDARATWYGGPDGPGPDGMSIYTGSCGYGTSLNNHYISAWHTDGGYDWGLTDKCGQCYEVMCVDGATRGKDWSDLGPWGGCAEPGKKTVVVMISDSCPCHHPNSGNKRWCCGDRTHLDLSYAAFDQIAIRHRGVVDLKVRPAPCDKQGVVAYYE; this comes from the exons ATGCTCCCTCACTCGAAGCAGatcctcgtcgcgggtgtGGTGCTCatctcgctcggcgcggtcgtcgtgggcatcaccaccgcgcgcgcggtccgcggcgaccagcgcgctcgccgcgcggaggacgaaGTCCTCGCGCTCAGgaccgccctcgacgacgtgagcgctcccgtcgcgcacgagcgccgcAACAGGCGCGAGCTCTCCGAGAAGATGGAGGGTTGGATCGACGCACGAGCGACTTGGTACGGAGGTCCAGATGGCCCAGGGCCCGACGGCATGTCCATCTACACCGGCAGCTGCGGCTACGGCACCAGCTTG AACAACCACTACATATCCGCATGGCACACCGACGGCGGCTACGACTGGGGTCTGACCGACAAGTGCGGTCAGTGCTACGAGGTCAtgtgcgtcgacggcgcgacccgcggcAAGGACTGGAGCGACCTCGGCCCCTGGGGCGGATGCGCCGAGCCCGGCAAGAAAACAGTCGTCGTGATGATCTCCGACTCTTGCCCGTGCCACCACCCAAACTCCGGCAACAAGCGGTGGTGCTGCGGAGACCGCACGCACCTCGATCTCTCCTACGCCGCGTTCGATCAGATCGCCATCAGGCACAGGGGAGTCGTGGATCTCAAGGTCAGACCCGCGCCCTGCGATAAGCAGGGAGTCGTGGCGTATTACGAGTGA
- a CDS encoding predicted protein produces MPGRHLRRRDITTKIFEKNCAREEERHRWNVPRTQQFELGKSQRLRYEASGRFAFLLWKSVYVTKQVSFRNRVLILFDWMKTRVFGRDTSIF; encoded by the exons ATGCCCGGCCGtcacctccgccgacgcgacaTCACAACGAAGATTTTTGAAAAAAATTGCGCGCGGGAAGAAGAAAGGCACAGGTGGAATGTCCCCCGAACACAACAG TTTGAGCTCGGGAAATCTCAGAGGCTCAGGTACGAGGCTTCGGGAAGGTTCGCGTTTTTGCTGTGGAAGAGCGTTTACGTGACCAAGCAGGTGTCGTTTAGAAACCGCGTGCTCATCCTGTTCGACTGGATGAAGACCAGGGTGTTCGGTCGCGACACCTCCATCTTTTAG
- a CDS encoding hypothetical protein (expressed; putative protein kinase) — protein sequence MASRESFGNGGGGQGTSPSDRAIAAYEERFFQTANSNDSKRRMLEERMTRPTPSTGITAGDALNASNVGANDQPDSDDDEQNAFRVEPKRARRGPGGSGHANNGARGVATSPLGDKERATPGSAGGRGSIDTYYKRVDGVPPAPAFGTSPTHGVGGIPTPASGSGGRKENYPPGSVPPEARHARTASHHDNTRAEHEWAAALEQAKAGAKREADEARKRASRLETDLAAAAARCEELAAELEASREREASAEAARHQRDQNKTAGVIALAVKVARFERTRSRRKLAEDGLRLGTVSVQRSGTVLQEVWEDGGAFRDLNSRAAAVQTAKDAADDERKRVKGRLPLPGAAIDESEERALRAEFVLSEEAHKVRVAALKREEDLIGREREALEREKSAHIRELKRARDEDSSRFNQHPLLGDRYVLMNMLGRGGFSEVYKAYDVLEMREVACKLHQLNPQWSEQRKVTYVKHAARECEIHKQLRHPSVVQLIDVFEVDQNCFCTVLELCTGDDLDARLKAQGAVSEREARAILAQVFAGLAYMNSGSTTVIHYDLKPGNILFDAAGRVKITDFGLSKKRDMNGVQTLSADTGMELTSQGAGTYWYLPPECFETGPTPPKISSKVDTWSCGVILYQMLFNRRPFGHDQSQEQILHAGTIRHAKEVEFPQTPKVSAECKEFIKRCLAYRKEDRPDVPTAARDPYMTYAKPGSE from the coding sequence ATGGCGTCCCGCGAAAGCttcggcaacggcggcggcgggcaggGCACCAGCCCGTCCGATCGCGCAATCGCCGCATACGAGGAGCGGTTCTTCCAGACGGCGAACAGCAACGACAGCAAGCGGCGTATGCTGGAGGAGCGCATGACCAGGCCGACCCCATCGACAGGGatcaccgcgggcgacgcgctgaacgcgTCCAACGTGGGCGCGAACGATCAGccggactcggacgacgacgagcagaACGCGTTCAGGGTCGAGCCCAAGCGCGCCAGGCGGGGCCCCGGGGGATCTGGGCACGCCAACAACGGGgctcggggcgtcgcgacgtcgccgctcggggACAAGGAGAGGGCGACGCCCGGGTCCGCGGGCGGTCGAGGTTCCATCGACACCTACTACAAGCGGGTCGACGGAGtacccccggcgcccgctTTCGGAACCTCCCCGACgcacggcgtgggcggcatcccaacccccgcgtcgggctcgggcggaAGGAAGGAGAACTACCCCCCGGGATCGGTGCCCCCCGAAGCGCGGCACGCGAGGACCGCCAGTCACCACGACAAcacccgcgcggagcacgagtgggccgccgcgctcgagcaggCCAAAGCCGGCGCCaagcgcgaggccgacgaggcgaggaagcgcgcgtcgaggctcgagacggacctcgccgcggctgcggcgaggtgcgaggagctcgcggcggagctggaggcttcgcgcgagcgagaagcctcggcggaggctgcTCGTCACCAGCGCGATCAGAACAAGACCGCCGGAgtcatcgccctcgcggtcaAGGTTGCGCGATTCGAGCGAACCCGGTCGCGGCGCAAGCTGGCCGAGGACGGCCTCAGGCTCGGCACCGTGTCGGTGCAGAGGTCGGGCACCGTGCTGCAGGAGGTTtgggaggacggcggcgcctttCGCGATCTCaactcccgcgccgccgcggttcagaccgccaaggacgccgcggacgacgagcgtAAGAGGGTGAAGGGGCGGCTCCCGCtgccgggcgccgcgatcgacgagtCAGAGGAGAGGGCTCTGAGAGCGGAGTTTGTCCTCTCCGAGGAGGCGCACaaggttcgcgtcgccgcgctgaagcgcgaggaggatctcatcggtcgcgagcgcgaggcgctcgagcgcgagaagAGCGCGCACATTCGCGAGCtgaagcgcgcgagggacgaggaTAGCTCTCGGTTCAACCAGCATCCCCTGCTCGGTGACCGGTACGTCCTGATGAACATGCTCGGAAGAGGCGGCTTCTCCGAGGTGTACAAGGCGTACGACGTGCTCGAGATGCGGGAGGTGGCGTGCAAGCTTCACCAGCTCAACCCGCAGTGGAGCGAGCAGAGGAAGGTGACGTACGTCAAGCACGCGGCGAGAGAGTGCGAGATCCACAAGCAGCTGCGACACCCGTCCGTGGTGCAGCTCATCGACGTGTTCGAGGTGGACCAGAACTGCTTCTGCACCGTGCTCGAGCTGTGCACCGgggacgacctcgacgctcGGCTGAAAGCGCAGGGCGCGGTgtccgagcgcgaggcgcgcgccatcCTGGCGCAGGTCTTCGCGGGACTGGCGTACATGAACAGCGGCAGCACCACCGTGATTCACTACGATCTGAAGCCCGGGAACATActgttcgacgcggcgggacgggTCAAGATCACCGACTTTGGCCTCTCGAAGAAACGCGACATGAACGGGGTGCAGACTTTGTCCGCGGATACCGGCATGGAGCTCACGTCTCAGGGCGCGGGCACGTACTGGTACCTCCCGCCCGAGTGCTTTGAGACcggcccgacgccgcccaagATCTCTTCCAAGGTGGACACGTGGTCGTGCGGCGTGATACTGTACCAGATGCTGTTCAACCGCAGGCCGTTTGGGCACGACCAGAGCCAGGAGCAGATTTTACACGCCGGGACTATTCGCCACGCCAAGGAGGTGGAGTTCCCGCAGACGCCAAAGGTGAGCGCGGAGTGCAAGGAATTCATAAAGAGATGTCTGGCGTACAGGAAGGAGGACAGGCCGGAcgtgcccaccgcggcgagggatcCATACATGACCTACGCCAAGCCCGGGAGCGAGTGA
- a CDS encoding predicted protein yields the protein ASSASRAISFLHLTQQLKLTPRTGWVNHGVDKPESIADHMYRMSLMAMVAAKEMPGLDQNRCVKLALIHDLAEAIVGDITPHDPVSKEEKAKMEADAMAKIRDMLGDSLGGEEVEALWHEYEDQVTDEAKLLKDLDKLEMIMQAGEYERAQGKDLSQFFESTAGKFTTPVGQAWEAEIVARRK from the coding sequence GCTTCATCGGCCTCACGCGCGATCAGCTTCCTCCACCTGACGCAGCAGCTCAAGCTCACGCCACGTACGGGCTGGGTGAACCACGGCGTGGACAAGCCGGAGTCCATCGCCGATCACATGTACAGAATGTCGCTCATGGCGATGGTTgcggcgaaggagatgcCGGGTTTAGACCAGAATCGGTGCGTGAAGCTCGCGCTTATTCACGACCTCGCCGAagccatcgtcggcgacatCACGCCGCACGACCCGGTCAGCAAGGAGGAAAAGGCAAAGATGGAGGCTGACGCGATGGCCAAGATACGCGATATGCTCGGTGATTCGTTGGGCGGtgaggaggtggaggcgctgtGGCACGAGTACGAGGACCAAGTCACGGACGAGGCCAAGCTGCTGAAGGACCTCGACAAGCTCGAGATGATCATGCAGGCGGGGGAGTACGAGAGGGCGCAGGGGAAGGATCTCTCGCAGTTTTTCGAGTCCACCGCCGGGAAGTTCACGACGCCGGTGGGACAGGCGTGGGAGGCGGAGATCGTTGCGCGCAGGAAG
- a CDS encoding predicted protein — translation MAGATRDNTRVSPSFKMNALLVYCALVVDVFVAAYADITYGSTSQVDVMATIFQICSFFLTVMCLYNMMSETQLVKRAMFFKLADEFAPAVFLTFLYFVFILATRFYRLGLVYQNYPHLQIWNESAFTGLYIFTKIVQVMYYSTVVWSMQKLLASPELFRSSQSSFHSVYPANN, via the exons ATGGCGGGGGCGACCAGAG ACAACACGCGCGTGAGCCCGTCGTTTAAGATGAACGCGCTGCTGGTGTACTGCGCCCTGgtcgtcgacgtcttcgtcgccgcgtacgcggacATCACGTACGGCTCTACGTCCCAGGTGGACGTCATGGCCACCATCTTTCAGATTTGCTCCTTCTTCCTCACCGTGATGTGCCTGTACAACATGATGTCGGAGACGCAGCTGGTCAAGAGGGCGATGTTCTtcaagctcgcggacgagttTGCGCCCGCGGTGTTCCTCACATTCCTGTACTTCGTCTTCATCCTCGCCACGCGCTTCTACAGGCTCGGGCTCGTGTACCAGAACTACCCACACCTGCAAATCTGGAACGAGAGCGCTTTCACCGGACTGTACATCTTCACCAAAATCGTCCAGGTGATGTACTACTCCACGGTGGTGTGGTCGATGCAGAAGCTGTTGGCGTCGCCCGAGCTGTTCAGGAGTTCGCAGAGTAGCTTTCACTCCGTGTACCCAGCCAACAACTGA